In the genome of Mugil cephalus isolate CIBA_MC_2020 chromosome 21, CIBA_Mcephalus_1.1, whole genome shotgun sequence, one region contains:
- the flrt2 gene encoding leucine-rich repeat transmembrane protein FLRT2 produces the protein MEFLAGHWNKDWASFLQFWLTVILSLQMQFRPGASCPDECRCDKTFVYCNERSLTSVPLGMQEGYKVLYLHNNQINNAGFPMELHNLESVETVYLYGNQLDEFPINLPKNTRVLHLQENNIQTISRAALAQLAKLEELHLDDNSISTVGVEEGAFREAVSLKLLFLTKNHLSSVPIGLPEDLKELRLDENRIAVIAEEAFQNVTRLQRLLLDGNLLTDEGIAPGTFQDLATLRELALARNSLTFPPPLLPSQSLVKLSLQENQIDQIPVAAFADLNRLEKLDISNNQLQTLTQGVFDGLSSLRHLIVRSNPWRCDCAVKWVVVWLKSLPPSINARGFVCMSPEKVRGMTIRELTLDIIECPVYPDQPAWPTLRSTPPPPPTTTPITTMISTLITTSIPYYFDSPSPPLPPVHNNPPGPMPPYEDPLQISFHVVNSTNIEVSWASYFTVTAYKVTWVKRGQSQINEGMRERTVSGDRRQISLTNLDPRSMYRICVHVLDTLNSYRPGEDTICSEARTKPPPSPKPPGGEQAPQDSINSTLLMAGIIGGAVLIILVTLLSLFCWHVHRKSRSSSTKWKYNRGRRKDDYCEAGTKKDNSILEMTETSFQIVALNNEQLLKGDFRIQPIYTPNGGIGFRDCHLSNNSIAYCKSSNVPSTEFCHT, from the coding sequence atGGAGTTTCTGGCTGGACATTGGAATAAAGATTGGGCTTCATTCTTGCAGTTTTGGTTGACTGTCATCCTAAGCCTCCAAATGCAATTCAGGCCGGGTGCTTCTTGCCCGGATGAGTGTCGTTGCGACAAAACCTTTGTGTACTGCAACGAACGCAGCCTGACATCAGTGCCTCTGGGGATGCAGGAGGGTTACAAGGTCCTTTACCTACACAACAACCAGATCAACAATGCTGGCTTCCCTATGGAACTTCACAATCTGGAATCAGTGGAGACTGTGTATCTTTATGGCAACCAGCTGGATGAATTCCCCATCAATCTGCCCAAAAACACCAGGGTCCTGCATCTCCAGGAGAACAATATCCAAACAATCTCCAGGGCAGCCCTGGCCCAGCTGGCTAAACTGGAGGAGCTGCACCTTGATGATAACTCCATCTCCACGGTGGGGGTGGAGGAAGGGGCTTTTAGGGAGGCAGTAAGCCTGaaactcctcttcctcaccaAGAACCACTTGAGCAGCGTTCCCATTGGCCTTCCCGAGGACCTGAAGGAGCTGCGGTTGGATGAGAACCGCATTGCTGTGATTGCAGAGGAGGCCTTCCAGAATGTGACACGCctgcagcgcctcctgctggaCGGGAACCTGCTGACGGACGAGGGCATTGCACCAGGGACCTTTCAGGACCTGGCCACCCTCCGTGAGTTGGCCTTGGCCCGTAATTCTCTCACCTTTCCCCCTCCCCTTCTGCCCAGTCAGTCACTGGTCAAACTAAGTCTGCAGGAGAACCAGATTGACCAGATCCCTGTTGCGGCCTTTGCTGACCTAAACAGGCTGGAAAAACTGGATATCTCCAACAACCAGCTTCAGACTCTTACACAGGGTGTGTTTGACGGCCTGTCGAGCCTGAGGCACCTCATAGTGCGAAGCAACCCCTGGCGCTGTGACTGTGCGGTGAAATGGGTGGTGGTGTGGCTCAAGTCCTTGCCTCCATCCATCAACGCTCGAGGATTCGTGTGTATGAGTCCAGAGAAGGTGCGTGGCATGACAATCAGAGAGCTTACGCTGGATATTATCGAGTGCCCCGTCTATCCCGACCAGCCAGCCTGGCCTACCCTCCGCTccacaccccctccccctcccaccacgACCCCCATCACCACCATGATCTCCACCCTCATCACCACATCTATCCCTTACTACTTTGACTCCCCATCCCCTCCTTTACCCCCAGTCCATAACAACCCCCCTGGGCCAATGCCTCCTTACGAGGACCCCCTTCAGATCTCCTTCCACGTGGTCAACTCTACCAATATTGAGGTGAGCTGGGCTTCCTATTTCACCGTCACAGCCTACAAGGTCACTTGGGTCAAAAGGGGCCAGAGCCAAATAAACGAGGGGATGAGGGAGAGAACGGTGAGTGGGGATCGGCGGCAAATCAGCCTCACCAACCTGGATCCCCGTTCTATGTACCGGATCTGCGTGCACGTTCTGGACACCCTTAACTCCTACAGGCCCGGAGAGGATACTATATGCTCCGAGGCCAGGACCAAGCCGCCCCCGTCCCCTAAGCCTCCTGGCGGAGAGCAAGCTCCTCAGGACAGCATCAACTCTACGCTGCTAATGGCCGGGATCATAGGCGGGGCGGTCCTTATTATCCTGGTTACACTGCTCAGCCTGTTCTGCTGGCATGTGCACAGGAAGAGCCGGTCGTCTTCGACCAAGTGGAAATACAACCGTGGCAGGAGAAAAGACGACTACTGTGAGGCTGGGACCAAGAAGGATAACTCCATTCTGGAGATGACTGAGACAAGTTTCCAGATAGTGGCACTGAACAATGAGCAGCTGCTTAAGGGAGATTTCCGCATTCAGCCCATCTATACGCCCAACGGGGGCAttggatttagagactgtcacCTCAGTAACAACAGCATAGCCTACTGCAAGAGCAGCAACGTGCCCAGTACAGAGTTCTGCCACACGTGA